The sequence CCGTCAACGAAAACCTCTCGACGAAGCTGATCGATACGTAACGCACCAAGTTCGAGCAGCTCGAGGTCATCTTCGCTGGAAGCCGGCTGCTCCCGCGTAAGCCGAATGCGTCGAAGAGCGGAACGGACCCGCGCGACAAGCTCGTCGAGACTGAACGGCTTCGTCACGTAGTCATCTGCCCCCACCTCAAGGCCGACAACGCGATCGATTTCCTGCGCGCGCGCCGTGAGCATGATGATGTAGAGAAGTGGGTGGTCCGCACGCAGACGCTTGCACACTTCGAGGCCATCCAGTTCCGGAATCATGATATCCAGCAGCACCAGATCCGGAACACGCGAAGCGACCTGGTCCAGGGCCTCCAGTCCGGATACTGCCGACCGAATTTCGTATCCGGATTCGGTCAGTCTGTTCGAGACAAGGGCACGAAGTTCTTCATCATCCTCGACAAGCAGAATGTGGGGAGTTTCCATGTTAACGCTGGGAAGATGTCATGGCCTGACCTGTATCTTATCGGCCGGATTCGCTGTCGTACTAGTCAAATGGATGGTCGGCAATCGTCCCGTCGAATTCAAGGGCGGCCTGGTCCTGGATGTGCTTCAATCAACAAATCAGACAATTCCGACACACTTCTGTGACAACCATGGACGATCCTTCCCTGTAGAACGGGGAAAGAAGAATGGACGATCGACGATGCGCACGTACACAACATTACTACTCGTGCTCGGTTTTGCACTCGGATCGAGCACTTTGCGAGCCCAGGACGACCCGTCGCGACCGGGCTATTACCGGCAGTGGCTCCGAACGCAGGTTCAGCAATGGGATCAGGTCGTACGCGTCGATCTTCGCGAGACGACCAACCGCAAGCTGGACGGACCCTCCGGCAGCCAGTCAGTCACGCTGTCCGCTGACGTCACGATCTATCCCCGGGAGGGGGATCTGGACCGCCGCGTAGTTGCTGCGGAGCTCAACGGCCGAAGAGTACCCGACGACCGACTGGAGGAGCTGACCAATCGCTGGTCCAATTTCACGCGTGATCTCGGGCAGGAGTCGACAGTGTTCGCGGATCTGAGACAACGTATGCTGCAGCGGACCCGTCCTACGGGAAGGCCGACGCTGGAGAGACGCGACGGTAAAGATCTGTACCGGGTCGACCTGCTCTCGACCGTTCCGAGACTTCGGATCGATCGAATGACTCTGTGGTTCGACGCCGCGGATGGTCGCCTCGTCCGAAGCCGGACCATTTTTCGCCCGCGTGCGCAGCGCACATCGCTGATCGTTGAAAACGAATATCGACGCATCGCGCAGCTCGACGTGCCCGTCCGACGATCAATCGAGGCCACGGTGCAACAGAAGCGACGGCTCCGTCACTTCACTACCATCATTTCAGTGCAGAGTTTGTTCGAAGACCTCAAGATCGAACGAGTTCGGTAGTGCCCTCATCATTCGCCGGAACTCGACCCGCAAGTGACGGTTGCGACGAGATGCCGCAATGGAATATCGATCAGATCGCAGACAAACTGAGCTCCAGACTCGCCGGGACGTTGCCCGGGCTTCAGGCCCAGCTTGGAATGGCACCCGCGCATCGAGAAGCCTTGCTCCGGGAGTTCGCACCCACTGACGGGACACGGGAGGCCGCAGTCCTTGTAGCCGTTACCAGTCATTCACGTCCGGCAATCGTGTTGACTGAGAGGCGGTCGAATCTCAAGCACCACCCGGGCCAGATCTCTTTTCCCGGTGGCCGAAGAGAGGCCGATGAGGATCTGCAGGATACTGCACTACGGGAGGCGAGCGAGGAAATCGGATTGTCGTCGTACCACGTGCAGCTACTCGGCGCCTTGACACCACTGTACGTTCCCCCGTCGCGGTACCACGTGTATCCGTTCGTGGGGGTCGTCAGCCATGCGGCATCACTTGCGCCGTCCGACGACGAAGTCAGCCAGATCATACTGGCAGATGTGGATCAACTTTGTGATCCGGCTACGCGTTCTACAGAGGTTCGTACGCTGCGTGACCAGACGGTCGACATTCCGTTCTTCGATCTTGACGGTCACAAGATCTGGGGCGCTACTGCGATGATGCTTGCAGAACTGGTTGAGGCGCTAGCGGACTGACCCGCGGCAACGAACTCACTTCGCACCCAGGCCGGCCGGCCTTTGAACATAAACCAACCTCTCGACGACGGAGTAGCTGCCGAAAATGCCCGTTCCACCGTCCACGTGATCGATAATATTGGGGATTTCGCCCGGCGCAAAGGTCGACCCACCCTGCTGGACCGACTGGGAGCGAATGAAGTCGTACAGGTTGTCGTCCAGAGCGTTGCTTCTCAAGAGATTCCGCCCGTAGAATGCAAACGCAAGCCAGGGCACCTTGATCTTCAGGACATCCTCTGAAATCGCCTCGTAGCCCTCTTCATTAAGCAGCGGCGATTCGTTGATCAGGTAGTCCTCCAGTTCTTCCTCGTCGAAGTCGTCGTCAGGATCGACGACGTCCCGGTAGAACGGGGTCAGATTTTCAACAGACGGATCCAGGGATTCTGTGGAAAACACAAAGATGGCCGGTCTTCCCGGATAGATACTGCGACTGACCGTCACTTCAGGAGGCTGGAGGCTCTGATACACGACCGTATCAGGCCCGGAATCCAGAATGGTATAGGCTCCAGGAACCGTCGTTCGCGAAGAGAGCTGTTCACCGGTCGACGGAACGCTGACCAGGAGTTCGTACACGCTGAGAGGCAGGACCGACTCTACGCCCTCTGCGATGTACACACCGGGCTGATCGGGATCCTCGGAATACTGTACCGCCTCTTCCACTTCTCCGGACGCCCCCATTCGGCGTACCTGAACGTCGGCGCCACGTATGGCAAACGGCGTGTACTCGTAGCGATTCTCCACTGGCTGCGTGCGACTCACACGGATCTGTCCGAACTCCCGGTTGGCCACGAGGTAGCCCTCGACGACGATTTCATTGTCGCGGTCAAATGTGACGGCCGAGTCACAGCCGCCGCTGACCGCAAGAAGCAGTAAGCCCACAACAATCGCCGGACGCATCTTCATGGAATCAAAAGGACAGGGTGAATGAGATATTCGGAATGGGCACCGGAATCATGGGCACCTCCTCGCGCTTGACCGTGTCATCATCCTCGAAATCGAAGAAGTAGAACCACACGTTCCGCCGGTTATAGACGTTCAGCACTTGCAGTTGCAGCTCATAGTCGGCAATCCTGAAGAATCGGCCGAACAAACTCGCGCCTATGTCAAGGCGCTGGTAGGACGGAAGTCTGTCCGCGTTGAAGGGACTGACGAGAGCATTTTTGACCTGCGAGCCCAGGGGATTGTCAATGATTCGATACTGCGTTCGAGGTCTGGTGTAGGCCTGGCCCGTCGCCATGCTCCAGACGCCCGTAAGACTCCACCGTTTTGAGAGCCTATACGTTGCAACGGCATTGACATCGTGAGTCCGGTCATACTTCGGGGGGTAATAGTCAAATTGACCGGGGTCGGGGAAGTCCGGAAACCGCCGGCGCGTGATTCCGAATGTATAGCCGACGTAGCCGTTCAGCCGACCGGACCGTTTCTCCACGAAGACCTCCGCACCATACGCGTAGCCCTGGCCGAAACGGAATAGTTCGTCATAGTCCAGACCAGAGACGTCGGGAATCCGCGGATCCAGCTCAAACAGATCCTGCATGGTGCGGTAGTAGAGCTCGAAGTCGACGTTCAGACCGGGCAGCACATTCGACTTGAGTCCGGCCACATACTGATCGCCGTAGGCCGGTGGCACACCTTCTGCCGTCGTCAGCCAGATGTCCGATCCGGTGAACAGCTCGTTCGTGATCAATGTCAGAAACTGGTAATACCGACCGTATCCAACCTGTAGACGAAGGGCGCGATTGATCTGGTGCTCGAGGCCGATGCGCGGTTCCAGACGAAGGTAGTTTCCCTCTGCAAAATAGTTACCCCTGACTCCACCCGTGATCTTCCAGGCCGGAGTAGGTCTGAAGATGTCTTCGACGTAAAAGGCACTGTAAGGCGATTGAATTCTCTTGAACAGCGACTCCTCCCCGTCAAACTCGTCCCGCAGCCTGAACGTAAATATGCCGCTCCAGAACCCTGCCCTTATTTGATGCCGATCGTTTACCATGTACTCAACATCGGCCTTGAGCGACTGATCGTACACGTTGTTAGATCGTGTAATAGGGGTGCCTGCGATCTCGAATTCGGGGCGGCTGAAGTATCGCGACGAGGTCAGCGTGAAGTTGGAGAAAAGGCGCTCGGAAAAGATGTGCGTCCAGTTGGCACTGAGCGTCCGATTACCATAGCTGAGATCGATGCTCGCGTCGTCGAGGAATGGCAGCAGCAGCTTGTCTTCTCCGGCATAAAACGACAGCGACAGTCGATCGTCGCCCGAAATGTCGACATTGAACTTGCCGTTCGCATCAATGAAATGAAACTTGTCGGGGATGCCATCAATGTCCTGGTTCTGCAGCACGGCCAGAAGCGGTTCCAGGGTAGATCGACGCACCGCGAGCATCCACGATCCGCGTCGGTACGGTCCCTCGACGATGGCACGAGACGCGAGCAGTCCCAGGCTCACTCTTCCCTGGGTCTGATTTCGGTTACCGTCCTTGTTATAGATGTCTACGACGGCGCCCAGTCGCCCACCGTATTCGGCCGGATATCCGCCTTTATAGAGTCGAACGTCCTTGACAGCATCTGGATTGAACGTGGAGAAGAAGCCGAAGAAGTGGCTCGGGTTGTAGACGGTGGTACGGTCCAGTAGAATGAGGGTCTGGTCGGGACTGCCGCCACGGACGTAGAGTCCGCTCGAATAGTCAGAGGCCGCCTTGACCCCCGGAAGCAGTTGCAATGACCTGAACACGTCAGCCTCAAGGATGGCCGGGATTGCGCGGACAAGATCCGTCTTCATCTGTGCTACGCCGAGCGACCGTACCTCTTCATCCGTTTGCCGGCGCGCTGTGACGACCACCTCGCCGACGATGAATTCTTCCGGATAGAGATCAATGTCGAGGCGACGCCGGTCACCTGGAGCAAGCGCCACGTCGAGCGTGGAATCCCGATATCCGATGTACGAGAATCGAAGCGTGTAATCGCCGGGAGTGAGGCCAGTGAGGGTATAGTACCCGGACGTATTAGTTGCAGTACCGATCGAGGTGCCGGGAACAACCAGGTTGGCGAGAAGCAAAGTTTCACCCGTGGCAGCGTCGCGAATGAATCCGCTCAGCGAGGCGGTCTCCTGTGCAGCCGCGGCATGCGGATTCGCCCAAAGTGCGGACGCTGCGAGAAGGAAGGGTAGGAACCGCATTGATCGGTGTTTGATTTGAGATCGCTCCGAGAGTCTTTGAAGCGTCCCACTCCCGATCTGACCCATTGTTGCGAGAAGAAGGAGTCAAGAGACGTCCGCCGCAGAGGCTGCCATCCGCACAAGAGGTGTCGTGCGCAGGGAAGCGTCGTCGCCCCGTTGAGTCGTCGTCGTCTTCGCGAGAAGGCCGCAGGCCGACGCGGCGAACCGGGCGGCCAGGTAACCCTCATCGTCTCGGATTGCCGCGCGCACTGCGTGCGCTCGCAATGACGAACGCGTGGGCGTGGCCTCATGCAGCCACGTCATCCCCCGCCTGGCGGGGGATCCATGCAAGTTGGAGGGGCCTCATGCAGCCATGGATTGCCGCCTTCGCGGCAATGACAGAGTGGTGAAGCGTGGCAATGACGAAGGCGGGCGTGCGCTCGCAATGACGCAGGCGGGCGTGCGCTCGCAATGACGCACGCGGGCGTGTTGCATCATCGATCCACGTCATCCCCCGCCTGGCGGGGGATCCATGTGAGTCCGGAGGGGCCTCATGCAGCCATGGATTGCCGCCTTCGCGGCAATGACAGAGGGGTGAAGCGTGGCAATGACGAAGGTGGGCGTGCGCTCGCAATGACGAAGGCGTGGTGCGCGGCCTCATGCAGTCACGTCATCCCCCGCCCGGCGGGGGATCCATGCGAGTCCGGAGGGGCCTCATCCAGCCATGGATTGCCGCCTTCGCGGCAATGACAGAGGGGTGAAGCGTAGCAATGACGAAGGCGGGCGTGCGCTCGCAATGACGCAGGCGGGCGTGCGCTCGCAATGGCCGGCATAAAACAAGAAAGCCCGACCCCTTCGGGGCCGGGCTTTCCATCCCTCTCCACCATTACGACTTCTACTTGATCAGCAGAATCGTACGTTCAAACGCTCCGTCGGGTGTGTCAAACCGGACCACATAGAGTCCACTCGACATGCTCTGTGCATTGAGTGTGACCGTATGCTTTCCGGCAGGCAGCGACCCGTTAACCAGCGTGCGTACCTGACGACCCAGGAGGTCGAAGACAGCGACGCTGACATCGCTTGTC is a genomic window of Rhodothermales bacterium containing:
- a CDS encoding DUF4249 family protein, with product MKMRPAIVVGLLLLAVSGGCDSAVTFDRDNEIVVEGYLVANREFGQIRVSRTQPVENRYEYTPFAIRGADVQVRRMGASGEVEEAVQYSEDPDQPGVYIAEGVESVLPLSVYELLVSVPSTGEQLSSRTTVPGAYTILDSGPDTVVYQSLQPPEVTVSRSIYPGRPAIFVFSTESLDPSVENLTPFYRDVVDPDDDFDEEELEDYLINESPLLNEEGYEAISEDVLKIKVPWLAFAFYGRNLLRSNALDDNLYDFIRSQSVQQGGSTFAPGEIPNIIDHVDGGTGIFGSYSVVERLVYVQRPAGLGAK
- a CDS encoding CoA pyrophosphatase, whose translation is MPQWNIDQIADKLSSRLAGTLPGLQAQLGMAPAHREALLREFAPTDGTREAAVLVAVTSHSRPAIVLTERRSNLKHHPGQISFPGGRREADEDLQDTALREASEEIGLSSYHVQLLGALTPLYVPPSRYHVYPFVGVVSHAASLAPSDDEVSQIILADVDQLCDPATRSTEVRTLRDQTVDIPFFDLDGHKIWGATAMMLAELVEALAD
- a CDS encoding TonB-dependent receptor — translated: MRFLPFLLAASALWANPHAAAAQETASLSGFIRDAATGETLLLANLVVPGTSIGTATNTSGYYTLTGLTPGDYTLRFSYIGYRDSTLDVALAPGDRRRLDIDLYPEEFIVGEVVVTARRQTDEEVRSLGVAQMKTDLVRAIPAILEADVFRSLQLLPGVKAASDYSSGLYVRGGSPDQTLILLDRTTVYNPSHFFGFFSTFNPDAVKDVRLYKGGYPAEYGGRLGAVVDIYNKDGNRNQTQGRVSLGLLASRAIVEGPYRRGSWMLAVRRSTLEPLLAVLQNQDIDGIPDKFHFIDANGKFNVDISGDDRLSLSFYAGEDKLLLPFLDDASIDLSYGNRTLSANWTHIFSERLFSNFTLTSSRYFSRPEFEIAGTPITRSNNVYDQSLKADVEYMVNDRHQIRAGFWSGIFTFRLRDEFDGEESLFKRIQSPYSAFYVEDIFRPTPAWKITGGVRGNYFAEGNYLRLEPRIGLEHQINRALRLQVGYGRYYQFLTLITNELFTGSDIWLTTAEGVPPAYGDQYVAGLKSNVLPGLNVDFELYYRTMQDLFELDPRIPDVSGLDYDELFRFGQGYAYGAEVFVEKRSGRLNGYVGYTFGITRRRFPDFPDPGQFDYYPPKYDRTHDVNAVATYRLSKRWSLTGVWSMATGQAYTRPRTQYRIIDNPLGSQVKNALVSPFNADRLPSYQRLDIGASLFGRFFRIADYELQLQVLNVYNRRNVWFYFFDFEDDDTVKREEVPMIPVPIPNISFTLSF
- a CDS encoding response regulator transcription factor yields the protein METPHILLVEDDEELRALVSNRLTESGYEIRSAVSGLEALDQVASRVPDLVLLDIMIPELDGLEVCKRLRADHPLLYIIMLTARAQEIDRVVGLEVGADDYVTKPFSLDELVARVRSALRRIRLTREQPASSEDDLELLELGALRIDQLRREVFVDGEKLHLTVREYDLLQFLAQNAGRPFTRMQLLDRVWDIQYEGYDRTVDSHVQRLRSKIEPDPGNP